Proteins co-encoded in one Kribbella qitaiheensis genomic window:
- a CDS encoding ABC transporter permease produces MGSEVVSAVSPTRQAFRRVRRDRSARFGAVLVVVLVLIAIAAPLLAKLEGQDAYTYNIGLLDPLRGNAPRGAVGGFGADHWFGIEPLTGRDLFAIVVLGLRTSLFIAIVVTLITTVVGTLVGISAAYFGGWYDAVVSRLLDFLFGFPSLLFMIALGIIVPARFPRWLLLIVVLSVFGWAGLARLIRNQARSLVEREFVEAARSSGSSGWHIVTRELLPNLLGPVLVIATMAVPGIIGAEAGLSFLGVGVPPPTPSLGRSISDSIVWVYTGADPWFLAFPGAMLFLAVLGFTLLGDGVRDAFDVRLRRAK; encoded by the coding sequence GTGGGTTCCGAGGTCGTTTCGGCCGTCTCACCTACCCGGCAGGCTTTTCGCCGGGTCCGCCGGGATCGCAGCGCCCGGTTCGGTGCGGTGCTGGTGGTCGTGCTGGTCCTGATAGCGATCGCGGCGCCGTTGCTGGCGAAGCTGGAGGGGCAGGACGCGTACACGTACAACATCGGGCTGCTCGATCCGCTCCGCGGCAACGCGCCGCGAGGGGCGGTCGGCGGATTCGGCGCTGATCACTGGTTCGGCATCGAGCCGCTGACCGGGCGGGACCTGTTCGCGATCGTGGTGCTCGGGCTGCGGACGTCGTTGTTCATCGCGATCGTGGTCACCCTCATCACCACCGTGGTCGGCACGCTCGTCGGCATCAGCGCGGCGTACTTCGGCGGCTGGTACGACGCGGTCGTGTCGCGGCTGCTCGACTTCCTCTTCGGGTTCCCGTCGCTGCTGTTCATGATCGCGCTGGGCATCATCGTGCCGGCCAGGTTCCCGCGCTGGTTGCTGTTGATCGTCGTGCTGAGCGTGTTCGGCTGGGCCGGGCTGGCACGGCTGATCCGCAACCAGGCCAGGTCGCTGGTCGAGCGGGAGTTCGTCGAGGCGGCCCGGTCGTCGGGCTCCAGCGGCTGGCACATCGTCACCCGCGAGCTGCTGCCGAACCTGCTCGGCCCGGTGCTGGTGATCGCGACGATGGCGGTGCCCGGCATCATCGGCGCGGAGGCGGGGCTGTCGTTCCTCGGCGTCGGTGTCCCACCGCCGACACCGAGTCTGGGCCGGTCGATCTCGGACTCGATCGTCTGGGTCTACACCGGCGCGGATCCGTGGTTCCTGGCGTTCCCGGGTGCGATGTTGTTCCTCGCCGTACTCGGGTTCACCTTGCTCGGCGACGGCGTTCGCGACGCGTTCGACGTACGGCTGCGGAGGGCGAAGTAA